The DNA window aagaaacaaaccaaaatttaagaaagtaattgaaaacagatcgccgtaattttctcagctcaacaaagaattcacgaattcaaagtgcaaagttcatttccaaaatatcctcagcatcaaacggtcactgttGATAATCCGCCGACCGGAAGAATGaaaatacagatgttctacccaATTtcacttcacagtaattcgcaaatccttatatccgttatgatagcaaaccgtcgcattgcgcgtccgttgtttacttgccttgagtgactgtctattatgacgtcaccttgttttggagtcgcgaagagttttttacgtcatcgtttacgaatcaacaaatccaGAGGCTAGAGgtaatgttctctagatattattcctagccggtcaatatcaaaaaaatattgaccggtcaatatttttcggacgagctaatattacagttattgactatttgtatatatagagttatatagtgagaatatactactgaatataatataatataatataatataatatataatatactgaatgttacccgttgccaagtgcgttgctaacgctgagggtaatagtaaatattattaactgcgtcttaaccaatcagatttcagtatttaacatgaaagtataacaatcaTTATTATCACCGCATGTTCAGCTCTGCTTTGGCATGTGCAAAGCGCGCTCGTTAACATTCCTGTGCTGAGAGACGACACCATACGTATACAAGATAGGACCgccagttaaaaaaaacaacaacagaaaaactagaaaaagttaaaatagCGATAGGCCTTAGGCCTAtctgcaaaaataaatttaatgtcGCACATCATTCAGTAATAAAACTCCTGATCATCTTACAATATTATCAGTTGTTTCAGGCACATTTACAGTTTGTAAAATAATAGTGATACTTTATATATAGATTACAAGTACATAATTTTGCCCAGAATTGTTTTAATCTTCAGCCAaaagtttttgttcattttataacAACTGAAAAACACAAATACTTTTCTTAATTCTTTGGTTATGTATTTTACATGTCaatgtgttattttatacttctgaaaaaaaaaaaatagttttcgGACTTTcagttaaaaaatctttatgaGCAATCGTTATTAATTAATCAACTTTCAAAGCCAAATTACATATGTACTTGTCAAATTGTTCCGTTTGAAGTGATTAACATATCTTTAAATACTGATTGGATAATTCTTGTTACCCCACTTTTTTCAACATGACGGCAGTTACTCAGTTATATAgatcttaaattttttaaatagttactAGTATGTTGAtcagcttatttttttttcttatgaatTATATACTATTGTGTACTTAGGGAGTTCCAAGTTCCCTTTGCAACTTGTCCTGTCAGTATATTCTATATTTTACAAATGCGAATCACGAATAGTTGACAATGTATTTTACATTACGTGCAAACTGAATGAACAAATTTTCTGATCTAATTATAATGATATCATGCACATTATGATACTCTAGAAGAAACCTTTTCAATTCAGACAATTAGATCTAATGCATGtactgcaatatttttattttaataaggggggaggggaggggttATTTACGAAATAAACGGTATTCTCTCACAACCACAACGTACGTTTTCAACGCTGCAAAATTGAAGCAGACGAGACACACGGATATCCCGATATCAACCATGCACGGCAAGCGACCAAAGTCCGGACCATCAATGCAAATGACAATACTACGAATTTCATCCGGGATTAGCTTGACTCACATATATCCATCAACCAATATTCATAAACGGTTCGATCCATACTACAAAGAGCAACAGGCTTATTTGCTACCCGAGCTGCTGATAACCTGACATAAAACATAACACAAATCTAGTAGTTCTACATGTTAATGTAGTTGCACTACGTTTGTGCTGTGTTCGTCGCTTTGTTAATTTGCTACGTTAGTGTAATATACGTACAACAATGTAAACCgtacaaaaatgttataattgtacCTCCAGAATCATCACGAAATATCAAGGCAAACGAGACCACGTCCAAGTAACTATGTTACTTCAGGAAGATTGCTAAAAATTACGTATATAATTTGCGTGTAAATGTGCACACTTCGACATTTCTCACCCCTCTCATTTACTTATCAAAACTGAGAGCGCAATCAGAAGAAGTAACTTACAAAACAACCCCAAAATTAGGCgcgctttaattttttttagtaatataCACGTAccatcaaacaaacaaaaataacatgATTCGCGTCTAAATTTAAAGTTTAGGATTAGTACAacgaataatttttttgaacTGATCAACATGTTTTCGGGAAGTGGAATCCACGGATTAACTAAGGGATTAATTGTAACTTGGGCGTTTGGAGCTTTTATAGAAGGATTTCGTTTAATCTGGTATCCAGAGGGCTGAATGGCCGCATAGCTGGGGAAAGATTAATTAAATGTCACGGGCGTCCCATACGTATAGCTGCTCCCCAAACATAAATCTACATGTCTTTATATTCTAAGGTTAAATCAGAGACCTACTTCCTAAGTATATATACTTAGTTAATAAATTGGTATATCAAACAGAGATCTAGAGTAACAAATAGGAGTCCATAGGGGCTTTGGAATCCCTCTAGATTTCCTGGAAACAAACGccttatttgaaatttttaagaaGATTTATTGCTGAATGACAGTatattatttcacaaaatactCATGCAAAAACTGTTCTCAATGTCAATTATCACAGCATCAGAATAATAGTACATTAAGATATTCCCAATACAACCCTCATCTCTGTGTTAGCTCAGTGTCATTATGTACAGATGATGTCTTTCCTGTTTTACAGTTCACTGATGGACAGACAGGCTGGGGGTAATCTGCAATGTTTGTGCCCCCAGGGGGTAGGACCTGCCTCACATTCATGTTAATCCTGGTACACTGGACATACTGACTAAACAAGCCCCACTCGACTTCCTGTCTTCTAGCTGCTAATCCGCCCAACATATCTGGAGATTTGGAGCTCTTTTCCTCCAATGTATTGTTTCCACAACAAAGTGAATCTCCATTAAAGTTGTAGCAGTGTTTAAGGTTATCTTGGTCGGCTGACAGAATTCGGGGCACGGCGTGGTACACCAGACGACAGTCCCCATACATAATGCACACGTCGCCGCTGTGGAGACTCAGACAAACCGGTTTTGTGGCCTTTGTTAATCCACCGAGTAGGAACAAAGCATCCTGACCAAAACtacagaaaaagaaaagttgGACTTCACTTTACATAAATGTTAAAGTCTTACCTACATGGGCCATTCATCAAttctaattaaaaaatacatgtatcatctttcacctttattttttttctattgaacCTAAAATACCACATTTTGCTATTAATCTAATTAAACTGATATTACTTAAAACtactttatattttattttattaatcgttgtaaattaaatgaagttcagttttctttttactttattttaccATAAAGATAGAATCATTAATAATTGTATAAACAGAATACTGGTAAATAGCATGTTAAATACCTGAATGAAAGAAGTGGAGCATCATGGTCAATTTCTGAGATGTCTTTGTGGGGTCCCATGTCTCCAGACATGTGATAATAGTTCACAATGGCTGTCTCTGCTGAGAAGTTGTGATAGCCTATAGTAGAAGCAATGTATCGACAGAGCTCGTGTAAATCAGAGGGAAACTGTGACTTCATTTCATCATAGTAGGCCTGTAAATAGCATATTTCTCTAGAGATTAAACTTGATTGCTTCTTTTTATGTTATTAAACATGATATCAGTACATTTCACTTGCATTTATACACACACAAGTATCTGTAGGTATGAGTGTGTTCCAGTGTATAATAAATGATTATGTTCTTCAAAGAAACAATAACCATTTATactggtatacatgtacaaagaatTTTCTCCACTATTTCTTAAGAAATCCATTATGTTCATAGAAATactgataaaacaaaattatgatttagtctaacaaatttaaatcattgatCTGAAATGTTCACTTCTGTTTCAT is part of the Crassostrea angulata isolate pt1a10 chromosome 3, ASM2561291v2, whole genome shotgun sequence genome and encodes:
- the LOC128176051 gene encoding nucleic acid dioxygenase ALKBH1-like, which encodes MDLYGQDSETVDDEQDLFKPEYKKYKRKDIKLDLGDVIDFTKQNNMDSVQEIVLQESQHPAVRGLKPVKEWKSYAIKGFPGFIFIRNPFEDGHQRYWIERCVLDYPNKPSKTILDNLVDMSNVSDVWLTSQKESGSNITNKDSLIMKLRWATMGYNYEWNSRAYYDEMKSQFPSDLHELCRYIASTIGYHNFSAETAIVNYYHMSGDMGPHKDISEIDHDAPLLSFSFGQDALFLLGGLTKATKPVCLSLHSGDVCIMYGDCRLVYHAVPRILSADQDNLKHCYNFNGDSLCCGNNTLEEKSSKSPDMLGGLAARRQEVEWGLFSQYVQCTRINMNVRQVLPPGGTNIADYPQPVCPSVNCKTGKTSSVHNDTELTQR